One Synechococcus sp. JA-2-3B'a(2-13) genomic window carries:
- the rplJ gene encoding 50S ribosomal protein L10 — translation MGKQPLAKKAEIVDKVRSLLQASQMVLVIDYKGLTVAEMDQLRAELRKSDSVCMVVKNTLMRRAIADQKAWAGIIPFLAGPTAFILIRGDISAALKAYQDFAKQTKKTEFRGAGIEGLSLTLEQAKAIAELPPKEVLMAQVAGSLKSVATGLAVGLNAVPTQVARGIHEIPASLGRAIRAIADKEAA, via the coding sequence ATGGGCAAGCAACCTTTAGCGAAGAAAGCGGAGATCGTCGATAAAGTCCGATCCCTGCTGCAGGCCAGCCAAATGGTGCTGGTGATCGACTACAAGGGGCTGACCGTTGCGGAGATGGACCAACTGCGGGCAGAGCTGCGCAAGTCGGATTCGGTTTGCATGGTTGTTAAGAATACCCTGATGCGGCGAGCCATCGCCGACCAAAAAGCTTGGGCAGGGATCATTCCCTTTTTGGCGGGGCCGACGGCCTTTATCTTGATTCGGGGCGATATTTCAGCCGCCCTGAAGGCGTATCAAGATTTTGCCAAGCAAACCAAGAAAACCGAGTTCCGCGGTGCTGGCATTGAAGGGCTATCCCTGACCTTGGAGCAGGCCAAGGCCATCGCCGAGCTACCGCCCAAGGAAGTGCTCATGGCCCAAGTGGCGGGCAGCCTCAAGTCGGTGGCCACCGGCCTGGCGGTCGGGCTCAATGCTGTGCCCACGCAAGTGGCGCGCGGTATCCACGAGATCCCAGCCTCTCTGGGGCGGGCCATCCGGGCCATTGCCGACAAGGAGGCTGCCTAA
- the rplL gene encoding 50S ribosomal protein L7/L12 yields the protein MPSERVAKILEELKALSLLEASELVKAIEETFGVSAAAPAGGMVMAAPVAAAAAAPAAAPEPVEEQTAFDVILEAVPADKKIAILKVVRELTGLGLKDAKDLVEAAPKPVKEGVAKEEANDIKKKLEEAGATVKIK from the coding sequence ATGCCTTCAGAGCGCGTTGCAAAGATTTTGGAAGAGTTGAAAGCCTTGAGCTTGCTGGAAGCTTCCGAGCTGGTGAAAGCCATCGAGGAAACCTTTGGCGTCAGTGCAGCAGCCCCAGCCGGCGGCATGGTCATGGCAGCTCCTGTGGCAGCGGCTGCGGCAGCTCCGGCGGCAGCCCCTGAGCCGGTGGAAGAGCAAACTGCCTTTGATGTCATCCTCGAGGCTGTGCCAGCCGACAAGAAGATCGCCATCCTCAAGGTGGTGCGCGAGTTGACCGGCTTGGGTCTGAAGGATGCCAAAGATCTGGTCGAGGCGGCTCCCAAACCCGTCAAAGAAGGGGTTGCCAAAGAGGAAGCCAACGACATCAAGAAGAAGCTGGAAGAAGCCGGCGCTACCGTCAAGATCAAGTAG